The nucleotide window tgcccggctAATGTCATGAAGCTTAGGTCTATGGACTAGTTGGTGCTAGATagtggcaagttcaccagaatggaaagggcgTTAACGTTaggaagcacattaaaaaaaaaggcatggcatatgctcatgttttgtgttagcaccaaacaatgaatgtactgggttaacaaaaagaagcagcgggaaattcctcgctgagaagaacGGTAAACATACCGTGCCATGCACCTtcagaaataacgatattgaaacgtccaagaatttagaaaaaaaaatgattgaatcaTCCCGATGGCATATCACGaatcgccgtatagcgtcgaatgCCCTATTCATAACTAAATTATTGTTGAGCAGCTCTGATAGCATCCACGCAAAAATGGTtacttgtgtactgtcaaatgttcatatgctgcggcctaaggctcacggcacggtgcgaaaacgtgCTCGCATGCAGACGCGCAATCGGTcactgcgaacccgtgcgattgctgcattgaggcttcattctgtatgctccatttggttatagaGACaacacactataagaacatactTCATAGTCTGCTCTCTGcaattgcctacctttcacgcaaaaagctggttcgggggactccatcgcggcgaccgcgcgtAATGGGCGTTCGCTGTaggtattcggtaaagagatagcgtctgtaaaccattctgcgctttctgtttgcccaagattattattttgacagtgagaaacttccctcgtttggagagtacttacagaaatggccgggagggctcccgcgtggtgtttttattgagcgccgacagccatgCAAAGCTATGAGGAGCTcaccgcgttatccctcatactacgcaggtgaggcgcttccgacagatggcgactccgtatgtcctcgcccccaatattGAGAGTGTCCGTCATTATCGACAAACGTAATCTTTAGATCTCTGTTCGCAGTGGGCAGTTGTTGCACTTCGCTAAACAAACTTCGTATTCCTTGGACCTGTAGTTCTGTGGAGAttcagcggtaaatgcgagataaATGCGTTAGCACTACGCCGCAAATCTTTGAGATCCCGTACTCATGATTTATTTAAACCTCGTGCACCACATTGCAAagcgttgttcaggagctcactcgacacacgtcctgcctggTCGAGGACCGAAGTGCAACAGACGGTAATTCGGAAGGAGatcaccgtcagttgcactacaGACATACGCAatctttaagcgaagctttataagctcacaagtgtcggcggtggttgtggtgtcacgctgaaaagtagcccgatcctggtggtagtgcagaaagggtccaaccaagctcaatggcacacaccagggacaaaaagaaagggagaaagagtaagcaagagagagaaaggaagaaagagagagagaatgagagagagaaagaaaatcactagGAAGGTCAGGTagacacacaagcttcgcttacccccattttctgaaCAGGGGAAGGGCCGGTGATTTTTCATTCAACCACTCAGTCTAGGCAATACTGCTCGATTGATTGTGGGTAAAAGTAATCAGCCAAATACTGCTTTTATTGAATAAAAAATTCATGTCATgtgaacttttttcttttttttttacaaattaggACATTATCGATGACGTGGAGGGGGAGGCCTGGTGGATACCGGTGCGCCGGGAACCGCTCGCGGCTGGTGTCTGTCCGGCAGGCGAGGACCTTTGCACCCGCGGAGCACCGGACAACGTGTGCCGATGTGACGCCGACTGCGCGCGGTACGGCGACTGCTGCGTCGACCGAAGCGGCGGCTCCACGGGTGAGGCGGCCCCGCCGTCCGCAGTGCCCGCTTCGCACTGGCGGTGCTTGCTCGAGAACGGGCGTGAGTTCTACGCCCTAGCCTCGTGCCCCGACGACCCGGCGGTCGACTCGGACTTGCGCAATCACTGCCTCGGCCGCGGGAAGCAGCTCAAGCCCCTGCAACACGTTCCCGTCTACAGCAACGCATCGAGGACGATGTACGCCAACGTGTTCTGCGCCGCCTGCCACGACGACCTGCAGGCCCTGAGACCCTGGCAGCTGGAGCTTCGCTGCAACAGGGCGTGGAACGCCGAGAAGGTGCTGCGTTTTCTCGCCGCCGGACACTATGGGAAGATGAGCCACGCGCTTCACGGCCCCGAGGGGCTCAGCTGCAGGCTCCAGGTCGCCGACGCGTCTTACGAGTCCTTCTGGCACGAGTTGCCCGGACTTCGCGGTTGTCGCCTCGCGTCTTCCACCTGTCGGAAGGGCGCTTCTAGACGCGACGAAGTGCTGTGCTCTAGCTACACCGCCTACGTGTACTCCCCGCGCAAGTTCTCCAACTACCGCAACTTCCACTGTTTTCGGTGCGCCGGTGGATCGGCAGCGGGCAGCGTCGAGTGCGGCGCCCGTCCGGCTTCGTACGGCCACGACGCTCCGGACGTGTCACACCTCGTGCTCGGCGTTCGGAGCAGCTTTGTCAACCCGCGCAAGTGTGGTCACACGGGAACGCGCATCTACGACCCCTTGAGCGACGCATGCTACGTGCCGCCGATCCCGCCCGGTGAAGTCGCTGGCGACGAACCCTCGGGCGGGGCCCCACCGGTTGAACCTCCCGGCGTCAGTGCGTTTCGATTGTTGCTGACGGCTGTGGCAGCGGGGCTCACGGCTCTGTTGTGACAGGTCGTTTGCTGTGAGATAGGTTTCGAGCTCGGAGCCGCTGACGTTTTCTGAACCTCGAGCACTCGCCTGCTGGCTTCCTTTGGTGTGCGACTGTAATTCGCAGTGAATCTTCATTATTGATGGCTATGCTATCCGTAGCTCTTGTGACGGTGCTGTGCACTGCGCGTAAGCGTAGCGGGGACGGTGGTACTCTTATGCCATTTGTTAAGAACAGTGACATTTAGCTGTGACTCTGAGCCATTCGAATATACATACAAGGgtgtattctgaaacgttccacttaggcgatagttcgcctaggcgacaatttcgccttcaagcgcgcgctgattggctggttgagcccgacgtcgcTGAGCCCAaaatcgccgaagtggaacgtttcagaatatgtccccaagtgCGACGAACTGCATTAATGGGAGGAACCAGATTTATCGACGGTGCGGTTTAGATGCTATATAAAATGGCAGCTTACCTTTGACTTCTCTACTTCCTTTTTCCTTCAGCGCGTTCTAGCGGGTTGAATTCAGTGAGTGTTCATTGCAGACTTTGTGCGTGTAAATCTGCAGTGTTTGTCGGAAGTCAGTATTCGCTGCACAATTCCTGCACGGCATATTTGCTGTCGAGACGGTCCTGTCTGTGCCTTTTTAATGGCGTTAATACAAAAAGGAGCACCGGGAACATGCAGATAAGATGCAGGGTTACTCAATTCCACTTAGCAACGTCGAGATTACAGTTGATTGCTGCAGTCGGATTGCTGTCGTTCATACTTTTCATGAGCGATGAGATCCTTGCGCTTGCACTGCTGTGTTTTGTGTCGCCCATTAACGACTGCGGACTAGGTGAAAACTGATAATATGTGTCGAACATGCACAATGTGACAATTTATCATTGCTTGAGAGTCGCGAACCGCACTTTGAAGGTGTCACCTCGCTATCGAGCTGCCGTAATCTCGGCACGCTGTGCCGTGTAGGTTTTCATGCGACACTGACCTTTACGCGGAACCTTGAAGCCGATAGGGGCTGTCGTTGTACATCTCGAGTTTCAGGCATCTGCCGCTGATAAGGTGTTTGCAGAAACCTTAGGCAACGGTGATATTAGCGTACGCACGAATGAGCACGTCAGGACACATTGGACAAAGTTTTGCTTAGATTAGCGTTCTGTACAGTGAAACAAGAAAAATTGCCAAATTCGGTCGCACAATGTTTAATCAGGTCGCCGCGTACGGTCTCTGAACATACTCGTTTTGCCGTTGTGTCCTCTATCACTGCTGATTTTTCCTTTAGCCTGAGGATTTTTTATAACTGGACGA belongs to Dermacentor silvarum isolate Dsil-2018 unplaced genomic scaffold, BIME_Dsil_1.4 Seq8229, whole genome shotgun sequence and includes:
- the LOC119435679 gene encoding uncharacterized protein LOC119435679, whose product is MLLRVGRERVVRRERPLPELPLLLILALLGSAASPALSWALQDIIDDVEGEAWWIPVRREPLAAGVCPAGEDLCTRGAPDNVCRCDADCARYGDCCVDRSGGSTGEAAPPSAVPASHWRCLLENGREFYALASCPDDPAVDSDLRNHCLGRGKQLKPLQHVPVYSNASRTMYANVFCAACHDDLQALRPWQLELRCNRAWNAEKVLRFLAAGHYGKMSHALHGPEGLSCRLQVADASYESFWHELPGLRGCRLASSTCRKGASRRDEVLCSSYTAYVYSPRKFSNYRNFHCFRCAGGSAAGSVECGARPASYGHDAPDVSHLVLGVRSSFVNPRKCGHTGTRIYDPLSDACYVPPIPPGEVAGDEPSGGAPPVEPPGVSAFRLLLTAVAAGLTALL